Proteins co-encoded in one Pieris napi chromosome 10, ilPieNapi1.2, whole genome shotgun sequence genomic window:
- the LOC125053318 gene encoding skin secretory protein xP2 codes for MKFTVVFVASLAVVALASEEKGTKSEATDEKKQDKRGIYDTGSYGGGYQIGDGGHGGYGGYNAESQGYGGGNYEGHYDGGHAEFGGGSDSWKPIHSDHHQVKHVEIIKKVPVPYTVEKHVPYTVEKKVPYEVKVPYPQPYTVEKKVPVTVKEYVKYPVYVPEPYTVEKKVPYEVKVHVDKPYEVKVQVPQPYEVIKKVPYEVKVPYPQPYTVEKKVPVPVKYEVKVPQPYEVVKKIPYEVKVPVDKPYHVYVPKPYPVPVEKPYPVTVHKPVPYEVKVPVDRPYKVEVEKPYPVPIKVPVPKPYDVYKKFPYTVEKQVPYEVRVPIDKPYPVYKEVPVPLVKEVPYPVKQHVPVHLKVQEEHQHHGWH; via the exons ATGAAATTTACG GTTGTATTCGTTGCATCCCTGGCCGTGGTGGCCCTTGCCAGTGAGGAGAAGGGCACCAAATCGGAAGCCACCGATGAGAAAAAACAGGACAAGCGTGGAATCTACGACACTGGTTCATATGGCGGTGGTTATCAAATTGGTGATGGTGGACATGGAGGTTACGGTGGCTACAACGCCGAAAGCCAAGGCTATGGCGGTGGCAACTACGAAGGTCACTATGATGGAGGCCATGCCGAGTTTGGAGGCGGCTCCGACTCTTGGAAACCCATTCACAGCGATCACCATCAAGTAAAGCACGTAGAAATCATCAAAAAGGTCCCCGTACCGTACACCGTAGAAAAACACGTCCCATACACAGTTGAAAAGAAAGTCCCCTATGAAGTCAAAGTACCCTACCCCCAGCCCTACACCGTTGAGAAGAAAGTTCCAGTCACTGTCAAGGAGTACGTCAAGTACCCAGTCTACGTACCAGAACCCTACACAGTAGAGAAGAAAGTGCCTTACGAAGTTAAAGTACACGTTGACAAGCCTTATGAAGTCAAGGTACAAGTACCCCAACCCTACGAAGTTATCAAGAAAGTCCCATACGAAGTTAAAGTACCCTACCCCCAGCCCTACACTGTTGAAAAGAAAGTCCCAGTTCCCGTCAAATACGAAGTGAAGGTACCCCAACCCTATGAGGTAGTTAAGAAAATACCCTATGAAGTCAAGGTCCCCGTCGACAAACCATACCACGTCTACGTTCCCAAACCATACCCAGTACCAGTTGAGAAACCATACCCAGTAACCGTCCACAAACCAGTACCATACGAAGTTAAGGTCCCAGTTGACAGGCCTTACAAGGTTGAAGTTGAGAAACCCTACCCAGTACCAATCAAGGTGCCAGTACCAAAACCTTATGACGTGTACAAGAAATTCCCTTACACCGTTGAGAAGCAAGTTCCTTACGAAGTGAGAGTGCCCATCGACAAACCATACCCAGTTTACAAAGAAGTACCAGTCCCATTGGTAAAGGAAGTCCCTTACCCAGTAAAACAACACGTTCCCGTGCATTTAAAGGTTCAAGAAGAGCATCAGCACCACGGCTGGCATTGA